In the Nitrospirota bacterium genome, one interval contains:
- a CDS encoding transcriptional repressor — protein MKTPKKAPKRRLGAGLKRTPQRLAILDYLEGNTSHPSAEDIFKAVSKKYQSMSFATVYNTLNTLSQTGGVRELTIDPERRRYDPNTSLHHHLICISCRKIVDVPEEIGVDLPGETARDFTILGSHVEFYGQCADCRKKSRLS, from the coding sequence ATGAAAACTCCTAAAAAAGCTCCCAAACGAAGGCTCGGCGCAGGGCTCAAGCGCACTCCCCAGCGTCTGGCGATCCTGGATTACCTCGAGGGAAACACGTCCCATCCCTCGGCCGAGGACATCTTCAAGGCCGTTTCTAAAAAATACCAATCCATGTCGTTCGCGACCGTCTATAACACGCTCAATACCCTGTCCCAAACGGGGGGGGTCCGCGAACTGACCATCGATCCCGAGCGCAGACGCTACGATCCCAACACCAGCCTGCACCACCATCTGATCTGCATCTCCTGCAGGAAGATCGTGGACGTTCCGGAGGAGATCGGTGTCGACCTTCCCGGAGAGACGGCCCGAGACTTTACGATCCTCGGAAGCCACGTCGAGTTCTACGGTCAGTGCGCAGACTGCAGAAAAAAAAGCAGACTGTCCTGA